A window from Chitinophaga filiformis encodes these proteins:
- a CDS encoding non-ribosomal peptide synthetase produces the protein MSIQRLLSRLKELSVQLRLKDDKLSITAPDGVLTADLVAEIRSNKELITRFLKNIEHAAFRKIPQVAESPYYELSPAQKRMWLLEQKRQGQLTYNMFNVYTLEGRLNKAALSRAFEALVERHESLRTVFVIVDGLPKLRIIPFSDCGFEVAWSQPQDAEAYLQAIAATPFDLLTGPLFKVNVLETGEEQYMLLLSMHHIISDEWSMQVMLQELLLLYNAFDTDTQAALPALPIQFKDYAAWQLQHLQGEKADVHRDYWLAHLGGKLPVLQLPLDKPRADVQTYQGAQYNFTFSENAGPQLQQYVQSKGATLFMGLLALVKVLLYRYTAEEDIIIGTSVAGREHPDLEGVIGNFLNALALRTIVDGTAGFDQLLEKVKETALNGFSHEAYPFDQLVEDLGIAPEPNRHPLFDVVVIMQSEQQLQRAFPVMNGITIDVRPVDLNISKGDLRFQFAYENGILEGGIEYNTDLFNVSKIAVIAADLDRLLSAVLADPLLPLQQHVYHDKTIPQGAVDFDKVIAAPVFPALHTVLSETAQRFPGNIAVSSGKEQLTYKALDERSRRLAQLLTLLGVSPATPVGVFLPSGTRQVLSLLACLHSGGIYMPLDLQQPLSRNLHILKEQSPHVLITGMEDLEQVKAISEQLDNKVPYLLGIPGLTASLLEGLELDDISLTDNATEQLQLYAYSGSGYALNGIALPLLSANILPPYTGTYIFFTSGSTGVPKGIKGDLQSLAHYIHWHRETYQVGSGVNISQLAPATFDASLKDILVALTSGATLCIPVPEQRFQMALLVKWLAAAHITILQTVPSLFRLITKELASAGSRLQSLRLVVLAGERLYGRDVQEWRAINGNDALMVNMYGLTETTILKSYYPLTQWEGAAGDIIPVGQPIANTSIAVMRNNVLCVAGEIGDVYIKSPYVSHGYTDPALTERLFVKNPLVNDRVEYVCRTGDIGRYREDGMLELLGRNDDQVKLHGVRVELGAVSSSILELEGITQTELIVQQTEEGGQVLVCYYTGRQWKSEALRQALAQVLPASHLPAYYLWLEAFPLNINGKVDRKKLPQPEALLSGDKYKAPLPGIEQDISLLWKRLLGIERIGREESFFVAGGSSLKAIQLISLIFKEKEVHLSIKEIFDHPTIAAQALLVSKAQKALYQTITPVPAQEYYDLSHAQKRIWIAAQQENVSLSFNGLEIYRLQGVLDKAALTAAFKALLQRHESLRTTFVLVDGSPKQRIHTVAESGFEVQYAELDAVPDEMISEIARTPYNLEKGPLLRVQLVKTGEQSHTLLFGIHHIVSDEWSMQLMLRELLVHYNAGINQQDISLSPLKIQYRDYAAWHSRQLSGTAVQALQQYWLRTLEGPLPRLILPLDRPRPASRTYDGAQYNFSMDPVNARAFIAYLEREGVTPFMGLLALVKALLFRYTAEEDIIIGTPVAGRDHPDLEDQIGYYLNTLALRTQLSGGIDFRELLQRVKKTALSAFDHQLYPFDALVEDLGAGSDQSRNPLFDVVVVLQNIRVHEGAEAALQGLSVERERVDVRTSKGDLRFQFALDNGLLEGSIEYNTALFDEKRVADMAGDLDRLLASIMTSPALPLKQHIYHNHLLPAAAADFDKVIAVQELPAIHTVFTAIAAQYPAKHAVTTPGEQITYAALEADSNRLAQALHAVGIKPGDTVGVLLPGGIRLVTALLSCLKAGVVYMPLDIGQPEGRLKSILEAQRPGILIAGSEHMEQLSHMGIAVPYLLGLPSSMGALVKALDLDDVSAIAVASQELQLMIFEGENYREADIPVMHDELVPVKGNTAAYIFYTSGSTGAPKGIIGKSQSLAHYIHWHRAHYGVNAADRISQLAPVTFDASLKDILVALTAGATLCMPAPEDRYRPHQLGRWLSDAGITVLQTVPSLFRLITKGLLQEQHNIPSLRQIVLAGEKLYGRDINQWRRINVTARIANMYGLTETTVLKCYYEVPEGEQEAGAVIPAGTPVSHTSVAVISNDVLCVEGEIGEVYIKSPYMTQGYTDASLNAQLFVQNPLVRDREELVCRTGDLGRFRKDGTLELLGRRDEQIKLHGVRIELAGIRSSLLGLNGITQVELILHEQEDEQTLLCYYSGQHWDSEALRRELANELPASHLPGHYIWMESFPLNLNGKVDRKKLPRPEDVIDGEQYEAPQQGTEQVLLGIWQRLLGISRIGRNTSFFVAGGSSLKAIQLISRIYKELDVQLTIGDAFNHPTIAAQAALLDNARKAVYQEIRKTQESAFYPLSHAQRRLWVVCQRLGEIQPFNGLEVYYLEGDLQPEILSKAFGLLLERHESLRTVFVLVDGEPQQSVCAPDSTGFNMIYEDLSADPAQQEKTAQRKLAIAATPYELDKGPLLRITLLKTAATSYTLLFGIHHIISDEWSMQIMLKELQLLYNAALKGTTAALTPLRIQYRDYASWQLESSNGGLFKEHREYWLSQLGGELPRLSLNSGRPRPAVQTYHGQHFHFKLEASPADRFRQLLSSSNCTLFMGLVALVKTLLYRYTGQEDIIIGTPVAGREHPDLENQVGYYLNTIALRTKLTGEETFSTYLEQVKKVALEGYAHQEYPFDHLVEELGAGTDISRNPVFDVTVILQNIQLNKDQDSGMEGVTVQAELPELHISKGDLRFQFIESEGSIAGNIEYNTDLFDAPRIEQMFADLKALLTSVVADPGILLRRISYREDTQAARLEKQQIHFMSDIDESY, from the coding sequence ATGAGCATCCAGCGTTTACTTTCCCGGTTAAAGGAACTATCCGTTCAACTCAGGCTAAAAGATGATAAGCTCAGTATTACGGCGCCAGATGGCGTACTGACTGCAGACCTGGTAGCAGAGATCAGGTCGAATAAGGAGTTGATCACCCGGTTTCTGAAAAATATTGAACATGCTGCTTTCCGTAAGATACCACAGGTAGCGGAAAGCCCCTATTATGAATTGTCGCCTGCGCAGAAGAGAATGTGGCTGCTGGAACAGAAAAGACAGGGACAGCTGACCTACAACATGTTTAACGTGTATACCCTGGAAGGCCGTTTAAACAAAGCGGCCTTGTCCAGGGCTTTTGAAGCATTGGTGGAGCGCCATGAGAGCCTGCGCACGGTGTTTGTAATAGTAGATGGGCTGCCAAAATTACGCATCATCCCTTTCAGTGATTGTGGTTTCGAAGTAGCCTGGTCGCAGCCGCAGGATGCGGAAGCTTACCTGCAGGCCATTGCTGCTACCCCTTTTGACCTGCTGACAGGGCCGCTCTTTAAAGTAAATGTATTGGAAACAGGTGAAGAGCAATACATGTTGTTATTATCCATGCATCATATCATCTCTGATGAATGGTCCATGCAGGTGATGCTGCAGGAATTGCTGCTGTTGTACAATGCTTTTGATACGGATACACAAGCAGCGCTACCAGCCCTGCCTATCCAGTTTAAAGATTATGCCGCCTGGCAGTTGCAGCATTTGCAGGGTGAAAAGGCGGATGTACACCGCGATTACTGGCTGGCGCATCTCGGCGGTAAACTGCCGGTATTGCAATTGCCGCTGGATAAACCACGGGCAGATGTGCAGACCTACCAGGGCGCTCAGTATAACTTTACGTTCAGCGAAAATGCCGGACCGCAATTACAACAGTATGTGCAGTCGAAAGGCGCAACGCTTTTCATGGGACTACTGGCATTGGTAAAAGTATTGCTGTATCGTTATACAGCAGAAGAAGATATTATCATTGGCACTTCCGTAGCGGGGCGTGAGCATCCGGACCTGGAAGGCGTGATCGGGAACTTTCTGAATGCGCTGGCATTGAGAACGATCGTGGATGGTACCGCAGGATTTGATCAGTTGCTGGAAAAAGTAAAGGAGACGGCATTGAATGGATTTAGTCACGAGGCCTATCCCTTTGATCAGCTGGTGGAGGATCTTGGCATTGCGCCGGAACCTAACAGGCATCCCTTGTTTGATGTGGTAGTGATCATGCAGAGCGAGCAGCAACTTCAGCGTGCTTTCCCTGTCATGAATGGCATTACGATAGATGTAAGGCCGGTAGACCTGAACATCAGTAAAGGTGATCTGCGTTTTCAGTTTGCCTATGAAAATGGTATACTGGAAGGCGGTATTGAATACAATACGGATCTGTTCAATGTTTCGAAGATAGCCGTAATAGCGGCAGACCTGGATCGTTTGCTGTCAGCTGTCCTTGCGGACCCACTATTACCCTTACAGCAACATGTATATCACGACAAGACTATACCACAGGGAGCAGTAGATTTTGACAAGGTAATTGCTGCTCCGGTATTTCCGGCGCTACATACTGTGTTGAGTGAAACGGCGCAGCGGTTTCCCGGCAATATTGCCGTCTCCTCCGGGAAAGAACAACTGACCTACAAAGCATTGGACGAGCGGAGCCGGCGACTGGCGCAGTTGCTGACGCTCCTGGGCGTTAGTCCTGCCACTCCTGTAGGTGTATTCCTGCCTTCCGGCACGAGGCAGGTCCTTTCCCTGCTTGCCTGTTTGCACAGCGGTGGTATATATATGCCGCTGGACCTGCAGCAGCCCTTAAGCAGGAACCTGCATATCCTGAAAGAGCAATCGCCACATGTCCTCATTACCGGAATGGAAGACCTGGAGCAGGTGAAGGCCATCAGTGAGCAACTGGACAATAAGGTACCTTACCTGCTGGGCATACCCGGTTTAACAGCCTCGCTGCTGGAAGGCCTGGAACTGGATGATATTTCCCTGACAGATAACGCCACAGAACAACTGCAACTGTATGCTTATAGCGGTAGTGGCTATGCATTGAATGGAATCGCATTGCCCCTGTTAAGTGCGAACATTCTTCCTCCATATACAGGCACTTATATCTTCTTTACATCCGGGTCAACAGGCGTACCGAAGGGAATTAAAGGCGATTTGCAAAGCCTTGCGCACTATATACACTGGCACCGGGAAACCTACCAGGTGGGTAGTGGAGTTAACATCAGCCAACTGGCGCCTGCTACATTTGATGCTTCACTGAAGGATATACTGGTAGCCTTGACCAGCGGCGCCACGCTTTGTATTCCTGTGCCGGAACAGCGTTTCCAGATGGCTTTACTGGTGAAGTGGCTGGCTGCAGCTCATATCACCATCCTGCAGACGGTGCCCTCCCTGTTCAGACTGATCACCAAAGAACTGGCATCGGCCGGCAGCCGTTTGCAGTCGCTGCGCCTGGTGGTGCTGGCAGGAGAAAGATTGTATGGCCGCGACGTGCAGGAATGGCGCGCTATCAATGGTAATGACGCATTAATGGTGAATATGTATGGCCTTACAGAAACAACGATATTAAAAAGCTATTACCCGCTGACGCAATGGGAAGGGGCCGCAGGCGATATCATACCTGTAGGTCAGCCTATCGCTAATACTAGTATAGCGGTTATGAGAAATAATGTATTATGTGTAGCGGGAGAGATAGGGGATGTGTATATCAAAAGTCCTTATGTAAGTCATGGCTATACCGATCCTGCGCTTACAGAACGTTTATTTGTAAAAAATCCGCTGGTGAATGACCGTGTGGAGTATGTCTGTCGCACAGGTGATATTGGCCGTTACCGGGAGGATGGAATGCTGGAATTGCTGGGCCGCAACGATGACCAGGTAAAGCTGCATGGTGTACGGGTAGAACTGGGTGCGGTAAGCAGCAGCATATTGGAACTTGAAGGTATTACACAAACGGAACTGATCGTACAACAGACAGAAGAGGGCGGGCAGGTGCTGGTTTGTTACTATACGGGGCGGCAGTGGAAGAGTGAAGCCTTGCGACAGGCGCTGGCGCAGGTACTGCCAGCCAGCCATCTGCCGGCATATTACCTGTGGCTGGAAGCATTCCCGCTGAATATTAACGGTAAGGTAGATCGTAAGAAATTGCCGCAGCCGGAAGCATTATTATCGGGCGATAAATACAAGGCGCCTTTGCCAGGAATAGAGCAGGATATTAGTCTGCTTTGGAAACGCCTGCTTGGTATAGAACGTATTGGCCGCGAGGAATCATTTTTTGTAGCAGGAGGTTCTTCGCTGAAAGCGATACAGCTCATTTCCCTGATCTTTAAAGAGAAGGAAGTCCATCTCAGTATCAAGGAGATCTTTGATCATCCTACCATTGCCGCACAGGCTCTCCTGGTGAGCAAAGCGCAGAAAGCGTTGTACCAGACTATCACGCCTGTGCCGGCACAGGAATATTATGATCTGTCGCATGCGCAAAAGCGGATATGGATAGCCGCACAACAGGAAAATGTTTCATTGTCGTTCAACGGACTGGAAATATACCGCCTGCAGGGCGTACTCGATAAAGCGGCTTTAACAGCCGCCTTCAAAGCCCTGCTGCAAAGGCATGAGAGCCTGCGTACTACTTTCGTGCTCGTAGACGGATCGCCTAAGCAGCGTATACACACAGTAGCAGAAAGCGGTTTTGAGGTGCAATATGCGGAGCTGGATGCTGTGCCGGATGAAATGATCAGCGAAATAGCCAGAACGCCTTATAACCTGGAAAAGGGGCCACTCCTGAGAGTTCAGCTGGTGAAGACAGGTGAGCAATCCCACACACTGCTGTTCGGTATTCACCATATCGTTTCTGATGAATGGTCTATGCAGCTGATGTTGCGGGAACTGCTGGTGCATTATAATGCCGGTATCAATCAACAAGACATTTCACTGTCACCTTTAAAAATACAGTACCGCGATTATGCTGCCTGGCATAGCAGGCAGCTTTCCGGTACTGCTGTTCAGGCGCTGCAGCAATACTGGTTACGGACGCTGGAAGGTCCTTTGCCACGATTGATATTACCACTGGATCGTCCCCGGCCGGCAAGCCGGACCTACGATGGCGCCCAGTATAATTTTAGTATGGACCCTGTCAATGCCCGCGCCTTTATTGCTTACCTGGAGAGAGAGGGCGTCACGCCGTTTATGGGATTGCTGGCATTGGTCAAGGCTTTATTATTCAGGTATACGGCGGAAGAAGATATTATTATCGGTACGCCGGTAGCGGGGCGTGATCATCCGGACCTGGAAGACCAGATAGGTTATTATCTCAACACCCTGGCTTTACGTACGCAGCTGTCCGGTGGTATTGACTTCCGGGAACTGTTACAGCGTGTGAAGAAGACCGCACTGTCTGCCTTTGATCATCAGCTGTATCCTTTTGATGCCCTGGTGGAAGACCTGGGTGCAGGATCGGATCAAAGCAGGAATCCCCTGTTCGATGTAGTGGTCGTATTGCAGAATATCAGGGTACACGAAGGGGCCGAAGCAGCGCTGCAGGGGCTGAGTGTGGAAAGGGAACGGGTAGATGTCAGGACCAGCAAAGGAGATCTGCGTTTTCAGTTTGCCCTTGACAACGGCTTACTGGAAGGCAGCATTGAATATAATACAGCATTGTTCGATGAAAAACGGGTGGCCGATATGGCCGGGGATCTGGATCGTTTGCTGGCTTCAATCATGACAAGCCCCGCTTTGCCATTGAAGCAACATATATATCATAACCACCTGCTACCGGCTGCTGCGGCAGATTTTGATAAAGTAATAGCAGTACAGGAACTGCCGGCCATACACACTGTGTTCACTGCCATTGCAGCACAATATCCGGCGAAACATGCTGTAACAACACCCGGAGAGCAGATCACCTATGCTGCCCTGGAAGCAGATAGTAATCGTCTGGCACAGGCACTGCATGCAGTAGGTATAAAACCTGGAGATACCGTGGGCGTATTGTTGCCCGGCGGTATTCGGCTGGTCACTGCACTATTAAGTTGTCTGAAAGCAGGCGTGGTGTATATGCCGCTGGACATCGGTCAGCCGGAGGGAAGACTGAAAAGCATCCTGGAAGCACAGCGCCCGGGTATCCTGATCGCCGGATCGGAGCATATGGAGCAATTGTCTCACATGGGTATCGCGGTACCTTACCTGCTGGGCCTTCCTTCTTCCATGGGTGCGCTTGTGAAAGCATTGGATCTGGATGATGTTTCCGCTATTGCCGTTGCTTCACAGGAACTGCAGTTGATGATATTTGAGGGAGAGAATTACCGGGAAGCGGATATTCCTGTAATGCATGATGAACTGGTACCGGTTAAGGGTAATACTGCCGCCTATATTTTCTATACATCAGGATCAACAGGCGCTCCCAAAGGCATTATTGGTAAAAGCCAGAGTCTTGCGCATTATATACATTGGCACAGGGCGCACTACGGAGTTAATGCAGCGGATCGTATCAGTCAGCTGGCGCCTGTTACATTCGACGCCTCACTGAAAGATATACTGGTTGCATTAACAGCGGGCGCTACGCTCTGTATGCCGGCGCCGGAAGATCGCTACAGGCCGCATCAGTTAGGACGCTGGTTGTCAGACGCAGGTATTACTGTTTTACAAACAGTACCTTCTTTATTCAGGCTTATTACAAAGGGGCTTTTGCAGGAACAGCACAATATCCCTTCCCTGCGGCAGATCGTACTGGCAGGAGAAAAACTGTATGGACGCGATATCAATCAGTGGAGAAGAATTAATGTCACTGCCCGTATCGCGAACATGTACGGGCTGACGGAAACGACTGTCCTGAAATGTTACTATGAGGTTCCGGAGGGCGAACAGGAGGCCGGTGCGGTGATCCCTGCCGGTACGCCGGTCAGCCATACCAGTGTGGCCGTGATCAGTAACGATGTTTTGTGTGTGGAAGGCGAGATCGGAGAAGTATATATCAAGAGCCCATACATGACGCAGGGCTATACGGATGCTTCCCTGAACGCACAACTCTTTGTACAGAATCCTTTGGTCAGGGACCGGGAGGAGCTGGTGTGCCGCACGGGCGACCTGGGACGTTTCCGGAAGGACGGCACGCTCGAATTGCTGGGGCGCCGTGACGAACAGATCAAACTGCACGGCGTACGCATAGAGCTAGCTGGCATCCGCAGCAGCCTGCTTGGATTGAATGGTATTACGCAGGTAGAGCTGATACTGCATGAACAGGAGGATGAACAGACACTGTTATGTTATTACAGCGGCCAGCATTGGGATAGCGAAGCGCTGCGCCGGGAACTGGCCAATGAATTGCCCGCCAGTCATCTGCCCGGGCACTACATATGGATGGAAAGTTTTCCGCTCAACCTTAATGGGAAAGTAGACCGTAAGAAATTACCCCGTCCTGAAGATGTCATAGACGGGGAGCAGTACGAAGCGCCGCAACAAGGTACGGAACAAGTGCTGCTGGGTATATGGCAGCGCCTGTTGGGCATATCCCGTATCGGCAGGAACACTTCCTTCTTTGTGGCGGGAGGCTCTTCCCTGAAAGCAATACAGCTTATTTCACGTATCTATAAGGAACTGGATGTACAGCTGACGATCGGGGATGCGTTCAATCACCCGACCATCGCCGCCCAGGCAGCATTGCTTGACAATGCCCGGAAAGCAGTGTACCAGGAGATCAGGAAAACGCAGGAAAGCGCCTTTTATCCTCTTTCTCATGCCCAGCGAAGGCTATGGGTGGTTTGCCAGCGTTTGGGCGAAATACAGCCTTTTAATGGCCTTGAAGTGTATTACCTGGAAGGCGACCTGCAGCCGGAAATATTATCAAAGGCCTTCGGGCTTCTGCTGGAAAGACATGAAAGCCTGAGGACCGTGTTTGTACTGGTCGATGGCGAACCACAGCAAAGTGTTTGCGCGCCTGATAGTACGGGCTTCAATATGATATACGAAGACCTGTCTGCAGACCCTGCACAGCAGGAAAAGACCGCACAGCGCAAACTGGCCATAGCCGCTACACCCTATGAGCTGGATAAGGGACCATTGTTAAGGATAACATTGTTAAAGACAGCGGCAACATCCTACACCCTGCTCTTTGGCATTCATCATATCATCTCTGATGAATGGTCTATGCAGATCATGCTGAAGGAACTGCAGTTGTTGTACAACGCTGCACTGAAAGGCACCACGGCAGCGCTGACGCCTCTGCGGATTCAATACAGGGATTACGCAAGCTGGCAACTGGAATCGTCAAACGGTGGCCTGTTCAAAGAACACAGGGAATACTGGTTGTCGCAGCTGGGAGGGGAGTTGCCCCGGTTATCGCTGAACTCCGGTCGCCCGCGGCCGGCCGTTCAGACCTATCATGGACAACATTTTCATTTCAAACTGGAAGCATCTCCCGCAGATAGATTCCGACAGTTACTGAGCAGCAGCAATTGTACTTTGTTCATGGGGCTGGTGGCGCTGGTGAAGACATTGCTATACCGTTATACCGGGCAGGAAGATATCATTATTGGTACGCCGGTAGCAGGCAGGGAACACCCGGACCTGGAGAACCAGGTTGGATACTATCTCAACACGATTGCACTGCGCACAAAGTTGACAGGAGAAGAGACCTTCAGCACTTACCTGGAGCAGGTGAAGAAGGTGGCCCTGGAAGGATATGCACACCAGGAGTATCCTTTTGATCACCTGGTGGAAGAACTGGGTGCGGGCACGGATATCTCCCGTAACCCGGTTTTTGATGTGACCGTGATCCTGCAGAATATACAACTGAACAAAGATCAGGATAGCGGTATGGAAGGCGTGACGGTACAGGCGGAATTGCCCGAACTGCATATCAGCAAGGGAGATCTCCGCTTCCAGTTTATAGAGAGTGAAGGCAGCATAGCTGGTAATATTGAGTACAATACCGATCTGTTTGATGCCCCGCGAATAGAACAGATGTTTGCAGACCTGAAAGCATTGCTGACAAGCGTGGTGGCCGACCCTGGCATATTACTCCGCAGGATCAGTTACAGAGAAGACACCCAGGCTGCCCGCCTTGAAAAGCAGCAAATTCATTTCATGTCTGATATTGATGAATCTTATTAA
- a CDS encoding methyltransferase domain-containing protein, translating to MIEALIPEKYMVEWSGWPLTDNRFGEEFDRDARIRMVMGGRRLIPYLLKNRKHLKGDLLEIGPFFTPLLYSPELREVLPLSAAVTFLENDPDALQWLQEQGSCRLLNLDMNAASFAGELQQRLAGEVFDNIIISQVLNYVDYKSLLAELLVLVRPGGHLFINNVCDYGLPVLFSGKRPSDNEAVITASLAAGFSVKEKHVIPKYFRKEPADRLILVLQRP from the coding sequence ATGATCGAAGCTTTGATCCCCGAGAAATATATGGTTGAATGGAGCGGATGGCCCCTTACCGACAACCGTTTTGGTGAAGAATTTGATCGTGACGCCCGGATAAGGATGGTAATGGGTGGCAGGAGACTGATCCCTTATTTGCTGAAGAACAGGAAACACCTGAAAGGCGACCTGCTGGAGATAGGCCCCTTTTTTACGCCGCTCTTGTACTCACCTGAGTTGCGGGAAGTACTGCCCCTGTCGGCCGCTGTCACTTTCCTGGAAAATGATCCGGATGCCCTGCAATGGCTGCAGGAGCAGGGTAGCTGCCGCTTGCTCAACCTCGATATGAATGCAGCATCTTTTGCGGGGGAACTGCAGCAACGGTTAGCGGGTGAAGTATTCGACAACATCATCATTTCCCAGGTATTGAATTATGTTGATTATAAAAGCCTGCTTGCAGAGTTATTGGTGTTGGTGCGGCCGGGTGGGCATCTCTTTATCAATAATGTTTGTGACTATGGCCTGCCCGTACTTTTTTCAGGAAAGCGACCTTCAGATAATGAAGCTGTCATAACAGCGTCGCTGGCTGCAGGATTCAGCGTAAAAGAAAAACATGTTATCCCGAAATATTTCAGAAAAGAGCCGGCCGACAGGCTGATACTTGTTTTACAACGCCCCTGA